A region of Mustela lutreola isolate mMusLut2 chromosome 17, mMusLut2.pri, whole genome shotgun sequence DNA encodes the following proteins:
- the KNOP1 gene encoding lysine-rich nucleolar protein 1 isoform X7, translating to MGTDVRTVSDDSVEPAGSSRWVVRPLAGPCAAMVAVSTATALRARLRPGRSRNSRRRASDWRLTSGSRPSWLSRGGGEDWRAGMITKTHKGDPGLGVPEKKKKKKKVVKEPETQYSVLNSDNYFTEICLTRATFPSKRVEVGQASEMPLVKKKKKKKGLSTLCQEHLEPETVLRAGRTEKLATPRKQVLGSSEFQGGEKKKKRKSLKPLAMPSSSRGRTSPDTRQVEEVTRVGKKPKKHKKEKKAREAAAASAKDPCFCEFGDTLYTCSVGKDGAEQTGSGQKRKQGSPRECNVKMKKKKKIHLKGDTSVEEHLECSKSVESSPRKGTKMPVKLEAPEYIPIGHNPKSPAKRKMKSKKKVEQPGIEEPALKRSKKKKVKESKVVEEPWEEEPDPDLEVVLEKKGNMDEAHIDQAARGIPILQIHSKLGRLWGTCSRTTASCQKAGKAVH from the exons ATGGGCACTGACGTCCGCACAGTGTCCGACGACTCTGTGGAGCCGGCGGGCTCCTCGCGCTGGGTGGTGCGACCACTCGCCGGACCCTGTGCCGCCATGGTCGCGGTTTCTACGGCAACCGCCCTCCGGGCTCGGCTACGACCCGGAAGAAGCCGGAACTCAAGGAGGCGGGCCAGCGACTGGAGATTAACTTCCGGGTCGCGGCCGAGCTGGCTTTCACGTGGAGGCGGGGAAGATTGGCGTGCGG GAATGATCACGAAAACCCACAAAGGAGACCCGGGCCTTGGGGtcccagagaaaaagaagaagaaaaagaaggtagtCAAAGAACCAGAGACTCAGTACTCAGTTTTAAACAGTGATAATTACTTCACTGAGATCTGTCTCACAAGAGCAACATTCCCCTCGAAGCGTGTGGAGGTAGGGCAGGCATCTGAGATGCCTCtggtgaagaaaaagaagaaaaagaagggccTTAGTACCCTCTGCCAGGAGCACCTAGAACCCGAGACCGTGTTACGTGCTGGACGGACAGAGAAGTTGGCCACCCCCAGGAAGCAGGTTCTTGGTTCATCTGAGTTCCAaggtggggagaagaaaaaaaagaggaagtccTTAAAACCTCTGGCCATGCCTTCTAGCTCAAGAGGGAGGACCTCCCCAGACACTAGACAGGTTGAGGAGGTGACCAGAGTTGGCAAGAAGCCCAAAAAAcacaagaaggagaagaaggcccGGGAGGCTGCAGCTGCCTCGGCCAAGGACccttgtttctgtgagtttggggATACTCTGTAcacttgctcagtggggaaggaTGGTGCGGAGCAGACAGGCTCAGGGCAGAAACGGAAACAGGGCAGCCCCAGGGAATGCAAcgtgaagatgaagaagaaaaagaaaatccacctTAAGGGAGATACCTCCGTAGAAGAGCACCTTGAGTGTTCCAAGTCTGTGGAGAGCAGCCCTAGGAAAGGAACTAAGATGCCAGTCAAACTTGAGGCTCCAGAATACATCCCAATAGGACATAACCCCAAGTCCCCtgcaaagaggaaaatgaagtcCAAGAAAAAGGTAGAGCAGCCAGGTATTGAGGAGCCAGCTCTGAAGAGGAGTAAAAAGAAGAAGGTGAAAGAGAGCAAAGTAGTGGAAGAACCTTGGGAAGAG GAGCCTGACCCAGACTTAGAGGTGGTGTTGGAAAAGAAAGGCAACATGGATGAGGCGCACATAGACCAG